The Solanum lycopersicum chromosome 8, SLM_r2.1 DNA segment gataatttttgaaatcttttcaCGAAGGAGACAACTTCTCGATCATTACAGCCACTTGAAAAGATTCAATTACTACCATATCTTTaacaatcagatcatggagaataagttgaagttcgtGCTCTTGAGATCCAACtgttttactatctaccattttatagtctaaaaactttgcgaccacaaactttttcaagcatgcatcttctatcttatattttttctcaaGTGCATCCcgcaactcttttgaagttgttattgcactatagaaattatataagtcatcctctaaagaaCTCAAAATGTAGCCTTTATACAGAAAGTCTGcttgtttccatgcttcaataaTCATGATTTTTTCTCTGCCTAGCATATCATCAGTAGACACTGGAGTTCCTTTACTGGTAAATTTATGCAGACCAtgagtggtaagccagaaaaatatCCGTTGCTGCCAACCTTTGAAATTCAAACCAGTGAATTTACCCGATTTCTCTGCTTGTAGTACAACAGTTCAGTTTGGTGCAGCAACAACCACTGTAACACCATTGTTTGCTATTTTTGATAAACAAAAGTAGATAAAGTCTTAGtaagtaataaattataattgcagacttcaaggagtataaaatcacgaAGATTTTTGTCTCTACCAGAAATAcagttaataataataaaataatttccttcagattgttgccaatctgtgttagaAAAAACTAGAATTActgattctaataaattttgcagaaacacgaattaataaaaatttactgAATCACTAAGAACGAAGAAGAGaaatttaattcacaaaaaacaaaaatctgtAAAACATGTAccagaatttttaaaaagtttaacaggaaaaagatcaagtcaaCTGAACTCACAGTTTCTCCTTAAAGAAATTGTTctcctctagtatccgaggtttgattttgaatatgaCCTCTCAAGGTAAAATGAtatcaatcaccagagtatagataccaaaaactccggtgtcagtgAACAACTCACCTACAGTAAATTACACAAAGTAATTGTTgtacagaagaagaagaagagattagAAAAATTCGTAAGGAAAAATTTGGAAGAATaatgaatggtatttataggcaaaagGAACAGGTTCCGAAAGGTTGTAACCCTTTCATCATCCACACGACCATTAatgtttgcaacctttcaaatggtactGACTGTttctgaaagttgcaaccttttagAACAGTCATTTCTGAAATGGcgggaaatttaaataaaatgggaaagttTTTAAATCAGACGTGTCGTGTGCGGAATCGAATCGggttaatcaactaaaaagttgaaacgtTTCGGTTAATTTcaactaaataactaaaatatttctgttataaagtaattaattgaaaaaatttaatttaattaattaattaaataagcaaataaacaaataaataattaaacaaatttagtccaaaaaataatctgtTGATCGACCATTTCCCAAAGCCAAAGCGGGAGTCGTAGCCGAGACGAGCGAGCGACGATGATGGCACCagggggggtccctctttccaacccttttaacaattaatagaagtGTCTCTATTTAAtctctcctatttttctttcaatcaccgatgagggacaaatgtctttttcattaaagaatatgaggacttttcaagttctcaactcttcaagttctcaacatTTCAAGTTCCCTCTTttcctctatttcccatcaattcctgctacatacccaacaatgaAAACATATTACTGGATTAGGGATGAATCATTTATGAAATTGTTAAGTGATTTCAGATACTCACAAAAAAGACATCCCCAAGAATTTATAAGGAGTGGATGATTGCGATTTATGATCGAAGAAAGATGATGGTTAAAATTGTTGTGACTATTCGTAggaaatatgttttctttaacaaataaaatagggaaaatgcacaactaccccctcaacctatgcccgaaattccagagacacacttatactatactaaggtcctattacccccctaaacttattttataagtaacttTCTATCCCTTTTGagcttacgtgacactagtttgaaaaaaagagagtcaaccatcgttgggcccacaagatagtgccacgtaggctaaaaaggggtaaaaaattattaataaaataagttcaggggggggggggtaataagatcttagtatagtataagtgtgtctctgagatttcggacataggttgagggggtacttgggcattatcccaataAAATATGTAGGTTAATTAAAGTGAATTTAATTTCTAAAATGATACAAATAATATTGAAGTATGTGCATGATGATAATCGTAAGAACAAAATACAAGTATGAATTGATGAATAAGTTGCTACAATTTATTCACTTATTCTTTCTTATATAGTACCTCGAGTTTGGTTGAATTTCGAACTTTATCAATTGTTGCAAACAACACTTGGGAtattttaagaagaagaaatgtagaAAACTTGAAAACTATAGTATAAAAATGGGAAGAAACACTTCTACTTATAGCTAATAAACAGTGTTATGAATATGTGCTAATTGTGTCTTATCATAAAAGTTATAACCTTTCGAAAAAGGCATTGCTCATCAGAAAAGTCACAACactttgaaaaagttacaacttaTCAAAAAAGACACAAtgctttggaaaagtcacaaccctttgaaaaaatcACAACCCTTCTGAAAAGTCACTACTCATCGAAAATGTCACAACCCGTCAAAAAAGTTTCAACTCTtcaaaaaattcacaatatataacaaaattcaCAATCGTTTAATGCAAAAAGAATCTATATCTAACATAATATAAgtaattaaactaaaaataaattaattctgTATTTTTAATTGGGGGTATTATAGTAATTCAACATTCATTTTTGGGATACATTATATGTGATACAACAGGCACAAGTTaagttatcttttaaaaaagaaaggaatataaaattgaatgtgAGTTCCTCAAATCATGATAATCTAGTTGATTCAAATCTCTCCATTATCATAACAgcttaaataaaatcaaaatcaatttttcttcTCTCAATTCACTTCCAAAACCGCGCAgcttcaatttaaaatttaaattttcttctctCGATTATATTTTAAATCCATCCAACTtcaaacaattcaaattttcttctctcttgcATCACTCAAATCGTAATagattgaaaaaatagaaaacaatagcTGATACATGATGAATacattcaaaaatatatgaaagcGAGGTGAGTTATAAACGATACATAAGTAATGATTTCAAATTTCTTCTCCCTGTTCGTCAAAGATCCTTTCAATATagattcaaaattatcaaaaatatttgaaactatacatcatgaatattttgattttgatgagagattgaagaatctgaagaaaaaaaattaaatgtgtcATTTAGGAATCCTGATAAAACATAAGCCTAGATATGATATGTATAAAATAGAACAGAGCTTTAATTTCATAGTAAAATAGTTCCGACAGTAAAAGGTGTGTAGTTACATATATTatgttgttaattttttttatttttgttttcgaGCTGACTATATTAATCATGATACattagtatatatgtatattgtaaaaattgataagtatatatttttatgaattagatacattaaataagtaaattttgCACGTAAAGTGATTTCTTAGATATCGAAAATCACGACCCAACCCTCCGGACCGTGCGTGCACCTAGTTTAACACCTACATAGGAGAACCTTCATAAGCCAACAACTAGAAAACATGCGTAGCggaggtaagcctatctttcaactcCTGGAAGCCTCTTTCACAGGCCTCCGACAACTCAAACCTCACGTTCTTTTGAGTCAATGTTTTCAAAAGGAGATGCAATAGTCGCAAAACCATCGGAAAAAAATCTATAGTACCCGGCTAGACACAAGAAACTTCTTATATCGATTGGAGCCAAAGGTCAAGGCCAGTTCTTAATTGCTTCTTCTTTCTCGTATCGACCTCTAGACCCTCACAAgtgatgatatgaccaagaaacgcaATGAATCTCAACCAAATTCGCACTTGTTATGCTTAGCAAAGAGTTGGTGTTCCTTAAGGACTTGcaataccaccctcaaatggaCCATATGCTCATCCTAACTCttagaatataccaagatgtcatcaataaagacaatcacaAAGGCATCAAGGTATTTCagaacactctattcattaaGTCCATGAAAGTCCCCGAGGCATTGGTTAACCCAAATGACATGACTAGGAACTCCTAGTAAACATACCTAGTTTGGAAAGACGTTTTGGGAATATCTTCAcatctcaccctaagttggtgatattccaacctcaaatcaattttagaaaagtagctttccccttggagttgataaaaTAGGTCATCGATCCTAGGGAGAGGATACATGTTCTTTATGGTGGCCTTATTGAGTTTAtggtaatcaatgcacatcctaagggacccatctttcttcttcaaaaacaaaCCAGAGCACCACaaggagaaatactaggttgaatgaagcctttatctggtaaatatttgagttgagccttcaactctttcaattcagccggAGACATCCGTTAAGGAGGAAAGGAAATAGGATTTGTATCCGgtaaataccaaaatcaatttccagTTCAAGAGGAATTCTGGGCAAGTCATCGAGAAAGACTTCCGAAAAGTCCTTCACTACGAGGACCGACTCTAGAGGAGGAGTTTCGGAGTCTAGATCCTtaactcttacaatatggtatagatACCATTTAGAGATTATGTACAAgcttttaaaaagaaatgatatgacctctaggaatagaatttcctcCCTTCCAATCTAGGACAGGTTCATTAGGAAAATGGTACTTGACTatccttgttctacaatctatggaCGCAAAACAAatatgcaaccaatccattcccaaaatgacatcaaaatttaccatatcaagttctaccagGTCCACCTTAGTAACTCTATTGCGCAACATTCTAGGACAACTCATATAGGCTCTTTTGCAATAATGGAGTCACCCACCGGGGTAGTAACCAAAAATGGTTCAATTAAGATATTGGGCGATATTTACAACTTTATAGATACCAAAGGAGTAACAAACGACAAGGTAGAACcaggatcaagtaaagcataaacattaatAGAGAAGACTTATAACATAATGGGCACCATATCGGGAGAAAACTTTTGTTCACCCTTAGAAcggagagcataaaagtgattcttcctTGGAACGTCGGAGTTAGTtacacttgcttgagcttgagaACTCCCTTTCTCTTGAACCCTTATATTTGGACAATCCCTAATTTTGTGGCCattcttaccacaaccaaagcaattaCCCGTTTCAACTAAGCATTCACCTACATGTTTCTTAATGCACTTGCTACAAGTAGGTTTTTTCACGTGGTGAGCTTCCACTTCTTCtcttttgagacttagggttagacaccctatcatcacgagccttgggaaacttagaaggaacttgattagaaaatttcttcttaaatctaggccTGTCTTGGATATCCAACTTATCATTAGAAGAACTAGCTTCAAAGACTTGGCCCTCTTAGCATCCTTAACCTTCCTCTTAATCCTAGTCGCTTGCACTTGTTGAGAATTCACCATCAATCGACAAATATCCATGTTGTCATGGAGCATCGCCAAATGAATTCTTCAACCAAATCATTGTACACTCTCGTAAGAAAGCGACTCATTTTATCCCttgggttagacaccaaggaaGGGGCATACTTAGGCAATTTAATGAACTTTAAAGAGTATTGTAGAACACTcttacctccttgacgaaggttgatgatttctttaattttagtttCCGTCTTCGCCCTTGGGAAGAACCTATCAAAAAAATCCCTCTTAAAGATCCCCTAAGTTACGGGACCACCTCCCAAAggcctattgtctctccattgggtataccaagtttgagccacatccttgactTAATAAAAGGATAGATCAACCTTTTCAATTGAAGTCAACCCTGTAGCATACAAGATCTTGTAGATCTCATCAATCAAGTCATGGGGATCTTAATCTACCTTTGACCCAAAGAATATTAgggttcatcctagtgaagACCCTCAAGCGAGAAGCCATGATACTAGCATTTTGTTGAATGGGGTCCAACTTCCCGGTTTGCTTGAGATGTCATGGCTTGAACTTGAGTAGTCATAGCTTGAGCCAAGGTCATAAAATACGACCTTGTATCTCCATCCGTCATAGGCGGAGGAGTGACTGGATCTTGGCCTCCCTAAGGAACTTTATTGTCTTCTGGAAGAGCTTGGTTATCTtggggaggagctcccgcattaGCAATCTCTTCTTCGACTCTTCTTGCGACTGCCCTTCTAGTAGTCATAGGCTATAACCACAAAACATTGTTAGAAGATA contains these protein-coding regions:
- the LOC138337889 gene encoding uncharacterized protein — translated: MGRTAIPGALRGVGYQPSNFGGMVREPCLVHRPRALWREVALGGAGWLYAPPLSQEKSGKFTGLNFKGWQQRIFFWLTTHGLHKFTSKGTPVSTDDMLGREKIMIIEAWKQADFLYKGYILSSLEDDLYNFYSAITTSKELRDALEKKYKIEDACLKKFVVAKFLDYKMVDSKTVGSQEHELQLILHDLIVKDMVVIESFQVAVMIEKLSPS